A portion of the bacterium genome contains these proteins:
- a CDS encoding helix-turn-helix transcriptional regulator, producing the protein TSISQKVLTQQLRELMSDGIVQRQPKGAIPAPVVYSLTDYGRSVLPLVESIRVWGRGHLERFS; encoded by the coding sequence ACTAGCATTTCGCAAAAAGTCCTCACACAGCAACTCCGTGAGCTCATGAGTGACGGAATTGTTCAGCGACAGCCCAAGGGCGCGATTCCGGCGCCTGTTGTATATTCGCTAACCGACTACGGTCGATCAGTATTGCCCTTAGTTGAATCCATTCGCGTATGGGGAAGGGGTCACTTGGAGCGCTTTTCCTGA